Below is a genomic region from Streptomyces sp. RPA4-2.
GGGCAGGATAGGTGCTCGTCTAAACCGTGGCATCTGGGGGATCCGTGTGAGGCTCCCGCCGTGACTGGTGTGATCACGGCGTCGCAGCCGTCCTGGATAGTCCCGTTCACCGGGTTGAGCTCCCGCTGTTTCGGCACGTTGGTAGCACAGTTGCGGCACGAAGGAGCTGACGCGGTCCGAAGAGGCCGGCTGTGGAGCCTGCCGCTGGAGGACCTGGTGCTGCTGGTCACGGCTTACTGGCGAACCAACTTGACGCTGCGGCAGCTCGCACCACGGTTCGGCGTCTCAAAGTCCGCGGCTGACCGCATCATCAGCCACCTCGGCCCCCTGCTCGCGCTCAAGCCCCGCAGGCGGTTCCGCAAGGGCACCGTGCTCATGGTGGACGGAACCCTGGTCCCCACCCGCGACCACACGGTGGCCGAGCAGTCAAAGAACTATCCCTACTCCACCAACCATCAGGTCGTCATCGACGCCGACACCCGACTCGTCGTCGTGGTCGGCCGACCGTTGCCCGGCAACCGCAACGACTGCAAAGCGTGGGCACTGTCCGGAGCCAAGGACGCCGTCGGCCGCACTACCGTCATCGCCGACGGCGGCTACCGCGGCACCGGCCTGATCATCCCGCACCGCCGCGAGCGCGGGCAGAATGAACTGCCTGCCTGGAAGGAGGAGCACAACACCTCTCACCGCCAGGTCCGCGCCCGTGTCGAGCACACCTTCGCCCGCATGAAGACCTGGAAGATCCTCCGCGACTGCCGCTTGAAGGACGACGGCGTCCATCACGCGATGAGTGGAATCGCCCGCGTGCACAACCTCGCCCTTGGCCGATAGACGAGCAGAGCGGGCAGCAGCCAATCACGGTCGCTCGAAGATCTTTACGGGACAAGCCTTAGTGTGATCAGGTGACGGAATTCAACATCCTTGGTGACAGCACGAATTGGCAGAAGGACTTCGAGCGGCGGCTACGCACCTCGTACACGGCGGCCGGGCTCGGCGCGGCCGCGGCGGAGCGCATGCTCGACGAGAGAAGCGCCGGCATCGGCGACTGGACCGTCGCGGAGATCACGGACGCCGGGAGCCGCGTGGGATACGTCGCCGTGGTCGTGGCCGACGACAGCGGCACACTCGCGGGCCGTATCGGCGACCTCCGCGTCGATGAACCCCACACCGACCGGGGGCACGAACAGGCCGCCCGAGACTGGGCCGAGGGGTGGTGCGCGGAGCGCGGCGCACTCCGGCTGGACATACGACTCACCGAGCCCGCGGGCGAGTTGTTCGACGGTTACCGCGTCCGTGGTCAGCTCAGGACGCGGCACGTCAGTTCCCCGCCCGAACCCGTCGACGGCGTCACCGCACGGCCGATGACACAGGCCGAATATCCCGAGTGGCTCGTCTCCGAGAAGGTCGCCTACGTCGGCGACATCGTCCGGGCGGGAGCCCTGAGCCCCGAGGAGGCCGTACGCAAGTCCGACCGCGACTTCGCGAAGCTGATTCCCGAGGGCCTGGCGACGCCCGACAACACGTTCCTGGTGCTCGAGGCGGTGGGCGAACAGATCGGCACCGGCTGGTTGAAGCACGGGTTCCTCCCGGGGGTGACCTACGGCTACTCGCTGCACATCCAGGAGCGGCACCGCGGCAAAGGGTACGGGCGGGCCGCGATGGTGGCCGGCGAACAGGCCACGCTCGCAGGCGGGGACTCGGCGCTGATGTTCACAGTGTGGGGCGGCAACGAGGTGGCCATGAACCTCTACACGAGCGTCGGCTATCAAGTCGTGGAGGAAAGCCGTTCCATCAGCCTGCCCCGCTCCGCGGCCTGACGCGACTCACCACGGCACGACGAACCGGCGCCCCCGCTTGCTACCTGACTTGACAGATCAACCGCATTGGGTGGGTCATCCGCCGTTCTGGCCCGCTCGCAACTTGCGAGCTCGCTCGGCCGGGTCGTAGTGCGGACCGACGCCCTCGATCAGCACCAAGTCGCCCTCCACGTGGTCGGTACGCAATCTCAGGATGGCCCGGTAGGCGGGAGAGTCGTACCAAGCGCGGGCTTCGGCCAGGCTGGGGAACTCGATCAGCACCATGCTGCCGGGCCACGTACCTTCTACGACGTCGACCGGCGGACCGTGGATGACGAAGCGGCCGGCGAAGGGGTCGAGGGTTGCCTGGATGCGTTCCAGGTACTCGATGACGTCGGAGTGATTCCGGCGGCTGCGGAGATGAGCGAAGCCGTAAGCGGGCATCACGAGCTTCCTTTCGTTCCGGGGGTGTGAGCGATGACCAGAACGTAGGTGAAGGTGGTTGGGCAGTGCGATTACCTCGGGGGTAATTGCCGGGAGCCACATCGGAGAAGATCAGGGTCGCCACCGCCTGGGCCGAGTCTTTCGGCGCCTCGGCCAGGACCTCCACCGAGCCCAGCCGCACCTTCAACTCGCTGAACCCCCACAAGCCGCTGGCCGACAACCCATCCACCCTTGCCCAGGCGGCGGGTCATCGGCCCGGTGTGTTGTCGGCGGCGGCTGGCATGATCAGCTGCATGGTCGACCTTCCTTCAGCGTCTCGGTGCGGGGCCCGAGGGGGAGCTCTCAATGGAGGTTGCCGGTGAGTTCGCGGGACAGGGACCTGGCGTACCAGGCGGTGGCGCGGGCGTTCGTGGACGGGGATCCGCTCGATCAGGCGGGAGGGCCCCTGGACGTCCGTACGGTGGTGGCGGGCATCCGTACGGAGGCCAGGGATGGGTTCCTGCTTGAGGAGGTGCCGTGGGAACGCTTCCCGGAAGGCGTCAGCGTTCGGGAGTACATGGAGCGTCTGCGCTCGGGCGACGCCGTCCGCGGTTCCCTCGGCATGCTCAACGGCCTGTGCGCCAACGACATGAGGGCCGCGGTGGCGCCGACGGTGCCCTTCCTGATCCGGGTCGGTACCGACCCGGAGTCCGACCACCGCGCCGAGGCTCTGGCGGTGACAGCCGAAGTGGCCCGCATGCAGCACCAGGGTGTGTGCACGCGTGCTGACATGATGCGGTTCCGTGGCGACGACGAATGGTTCTTCGAGGTCACTGGCTACTTGCAGAACTGGTCGGTGCAGGCCGCCCGCGACGCGATCGCCGCGGACACCGATCTCCTCCTGCCCCTGCTCGATGACCCCGACCCCGAAGTGCGCATCGCCGCCGCCTACGCACTGGCGGCCGCCTCCGCAGGCGCGCAGAACATCCTCTCCGCGTTCCAGGCTCGTTTGCTCGCCGAACAGGACCCGGCCGTACGCGCCGGCCTCGTACTGGCGATCGCACAGCTGGCTCGGGCGCACCAGGATTCGTCGACGGTGGAGTGGTTGCGAGCCTGCTGGCCCGACCCCGCACGGCCGCCCGAGGTACGGGTGAGCGCCGCACTGGGGTGGCTGTGCCTCACGGACCTGCCGGTCCCGGACGAACTGCCCTCCATGCTGGACGATTTCGCCACCCCCGAGACAACTCGGCCAATGGCGCAGCTGCCGTGGATGCGTGCGGCCGAGAGCACCCACAGAAACGGCCTGCACCGCTGCCTGCACGCAATGCTGCAGCCCGACACAGCTGACGCCGAAGACCGCTCGGACGACCCGTGGTCCTGACCGTGCGCCGGCACGACCCGTACGGCCGGGAACCGGGCAGACCCCCACGCCACAACGCAGTGGGAAATCGCCGCCCTTCGGCCGAGAAGCGGGCAGTGAACAGTCTCCGCGACGACCTTTCCTCGGGCCGGTGGGCGGAGCGCAACCGCGACCTCGTCGCCCTCGACGCGGCGGAACTCGGCCTCCGCCTGCTCGTCGCCTGAACCATCCCGTGCGAGAACGCCGCTGTTGAACTGACGTCGACGACAACGCGGTTGGCTGCGGGGCGGCAGAGCGCTACGCGATGCCACCGTTGCTCATCAGCAGCTGACCGTTGATCCACTCGCCTTCCCGGGAGCACAGGAAGTCCACCAGGTGCGCGGTGTCCTGCGGAGTGCCCAGGCGGCCGAGCGGGGTGTGGCGGACGCAGTCCTCGCGGATTTCCTCGGACATCCAGCCGGTGTCGACCGGTCCGGGGTTGATCGCGTTCGCGGTCACGCCGAGGTGGGCGAGTTCGCGGGCGGCGGCCAGGGTGATGCGGTCCTGGGCTCCCTTGCTCGCTCCGTAGGGCAGGTTGCCGACGGTGTGATCGCTGGTGAGGCTGACGATCCGGCCAGTTCCCGGGTCTGCGGCGAAGCGGCGTCCGAACTCGCGGATGAGCAGCCAGGTGGCGCGCGCGTTGACGGCGAAGTGGCGGTCGAAACTCTC
It encodes:
- a CDS encoding GNAT family N-acetyltransferase, which produces MTEFNILGDSTNWQKDFERRLRTSYTAAGLGAAAAERMLDERSAGIGDWTVAEITDAGSRVGYVAVVVADDSGTLAGRIGDLRVDEPHTDRGHEQAARDWAEGWCAERGALRLDIRLTEPAGELFDGYRVRGQLRTRHVSSPPEPVDGVTARPMTQAEYPEWLVSEKVAYVGDIVRAGALSPEEAVRKSDRDFAKLIPEGLATPDNTFLVLEAVGEQIGTGWLKHGFLPGVTYGYSLHIQERHRGKGYGRAAMVAGEQATLAGGDSALMFTVWGGNEVAMNLYTSVGYQVVEESRSISLPRSAA
- a CDS encoding SDR family oxidoreductase, translated to MTTSSDHDPSAHGRPHPATRPLALVTGVGRTVGIGAGIALRLAASGWDIAFTHWTPYDDRMTWGSEPDATEVISRALTAHGASIAAIEADLADADSPARVFDEVERRLGSVTALVMCHCESVDSGLLDTTVESFDRHFAVNARATWLLIREFGRRFAADPGTGRIVSLTSDHTVGNLPYGASKGAQDRITLAAARELAHLGVTANAINPGPVDTGWMSEEIREDCVRHTPLGRLGTPQDTAHLVDFLCSREGEWINGQLLMSNGGIA
- a CDS encoding HEAT repeat domain-containing protein — translated: MSSRDRDLAYQAVARAFVDGDPLDQAGGPLDVRTVVAGIRTEARDGFLLEEVPWERFPEGVSVREYMERLRSGDAVRGSLGMLNGLCANDMRAAVAPTVPFLIRVGTDPESDHRAEALAVTAEVARMQHQGVCTRADMMRFRGDDEWFFEVTGYLQNWSVQAARDAIAADTDLLLPLLDDPDPEVRIAAAYALAAASAGAQNILSAFQARLLAEQDPAVRAGLVLAIAQLARAHQDSSTVEWLRACWPDPARPPEVRVSAALGWLCLTDLPVPDELPSMLDDFATPETTRPMAQLPWMRAAESTHRNGLHRCLHAMLQPDTADAEDRSDDPWS
- a CDS encoding transposase, which produces MTGVITASQPSWIVPFTGLSSRCFGTLVAQLRHEGADAVRRGRLWSLPLEDLVLLVTAYWRTNLTLRQLAPRFGVSKSAADRIISHLGPLLALKPRRRFRKGTVLMVDGTLVPTRDHTVAEQSKNYPYSTNHQVVIDADTRLVVVVGRPLPGNRNDCKAWALSGAKDAVGRTTVIADGGYRGTGLIIPHRRERGQNELPAWKEEHNTSHRQVRARVEHTFARMKTWKILRDCRLKDDGVHHAMSGIARVHNLALGR
- a CDS encoding DUF1330 domain-containing protein translates to MPAYGFAHLRSRRNHSDVIEYLERIQATLDPFAGRFVIHGPPVDVVEGTWPGSMVLIEFPSLAEARAWYDSPAYRAILRLRTDHVEGDLVLIEGVGPHYDPAERARKLRAGQNGG